The Panthera uncia isolate 11264 chromosome C1 unlocalized genomic scaffold, Puncia_PCG_1.0 HiC_scaffold_3, whole genome shotgun sequence genome includes a region encoding these proteins:
- the BOK gene encoding bcl-2-related ovarian killer protein isoform X2, producing the protein MEVLRRSSVFAAEIMDAFDRSPTDKELVAQAKALGREFVHARLLRAGLAWNAPERAAPAPGGRLAEVCAVLLRLGDELELIRPSIYRNVARQLNISLQSETVVTDAFLAVAAQIFSAGHLEPLEHPLPAPPPAPSNRRPASVSMDLPVLDAVRNRFIQRTWPLESVASPERRVSEAPRRPIPFRGCHVPWHGRTTVCSSAHS; encoded by the exons ATGGAGGTGCTGCGGCGCTCCTCGGTCTTCGCCGCCGAGATCATGGACGCCTTTGACCGCTCGCCCACCGACAAGGAGCTGGTGGCCCAGGCCAAGGCGCTCGGCCGGGAGTTCGTGCATGCGCGACTGCTGCGCGCCGGCCTCGCCTGGAACGCGCCCGAACGCGCCGCTCCCGCCCCCGGAGGCCGCCTGGCGGAGGTGTGCGCGGTGCTGCTGCGCCTAG GAGATGAGCTGGAGCTGATCCGGCCCAGTATCTACCGCAACGTGGCTCGTCAGCTGAACATCTCCCTGCAGTCTGAGACAGTGGTGACCGACGCCTTCCTGGCCGTGGCAGCACAAATCTTCTCCGCAG GACACTTGGAGCCCCTTgagcaccccctccccgcccctcccccggcccccagcaACCGCCGACCTGcgtctgtctccatggatttacCTGTTCTGGACGCTGTGCGTAACAGATTCATACAGCGTACGTGGCCTCTTGAGTCTGTGGCTTCCCCTGAGCGCCGTGTTTCCGAGGCTCCCCGACGCCCCATCCCTTTTCGTGGCTGTCATGTTCCCTGGCACGGACGGACCACAGTTTGCTCTTCTGCTCACAGTTGA
- the BOK gene encoding bcl-2-related ovarian killer protein isoform X1, whose amino-acid sequence MEVLRRSSVFAAEIMDAFDRSPTDKELVAQAKALGREFVHARLLRAGLAWNAPERAAPAPGGRLAEVCAVLLRLGDELELIRPSIYRNVARQLNISLQSETVVTDAFLAVAAQIFSAGITWGKVVSLYSVAAGLAVDCVRQAQPAMVHAIVDCLGEFVRKTLAPWLRRRGGWTDVLKCVVSTEPGFRSHWLVAALCSFGRFLKAAFFVLLPER is encoded by the exons ATGGAGGTGCTGCGGCGCTCCTCGGTCTTCGCCGCCGAGATCATGGACGCCTTTGACCGCTCGCCCACCGACAAGGAGCTGGTGGCCCAGGCCAAGGCGCTCGGCCGGGAGTTCGTGCATGCGCGACTGCTGCGCGCCGGCCTCGCCTGGAACGCGCCCGAACGCGCCGCTCCCGCCCCCGGAGGCCGCCTGGCGGAGGTGTGCGCGGTGCTGCTGCGCCTAG GAGATGAGCTGGAGCTGATCCGGCCCAGTATCTACCGCAACGTGGCTCGTCAGCTGAACATCTCCCTGCAGTCTGAGACAGTGGTGACCGACGCCTTCCTGGCCGTGGCAGCACAAATCTTCTCCGCAG gCATCACGTGGGGCAAGGTGGTGTCCCTGTACTCAGTGGCTGCGGGGCTGGCCGTAGACTGTGTGCGGCAGGCCCAGCCCGCCATGGTCCACGCTATCGTCGACTGCCTCGGGGAGTTTGTGCGCAAGACCCTGGCGCCCTGGCTGCGGAGGCGCGGCGgatgg aCCGATGTCCTCAAGTGTGTGGTCAGCACCGAGCCCGGCTTCCGCTCACACTGGCTGGTGGCCGCACTCTGCAGCTTCGGCCGCTTCCTGAAGGCCGCCTTCTTCGTGCTGTTGCCAGAGAGATGA